A window from Desulfovibrio subterraneus encodes these proteins:
- a CDS encoding ABC transporter permease: protein MSASPTSLAGRLLHRQFWQRYGLLTLGLCIVGIMSCAAILAPWISPHDPTALDLNAILQAPNAQHPFGTDALGRDVLSRMLYGARVSLWVGFVAVGISVSIGIALGLVAGFFRGWVDEAIMRLVDIMLCFPSFFLILAVIAFLEPSLNNIMIVIGLTSWMGVARLVRAETLSLRERDFVSAARLAGAGKIRLMGLHILPNALAPVLVSATLGVAGAILTESALSFLGLGVQPPMPSWGNILMEGKEVLEIAPWMSLFPGFAILITVLGYNLLGESLRDILDPRLSQ, encoded by the coding sequence ATGAGTGCCTCCCCCACCAGCCTTGCCGGCAGACTGCTGCACAGGCAGTTCTGGCAGCGTTACGGACTGCTCACGCTGGGTCTGTGCATCGTGGGCATCATGTCCTGCGCAGCAATACTGGCCCCCTGGATAAGCCCCCACGACCCGACAGCGCTTGATCTCAATGCCATTCTTCAGGCCCCGAACGCCCAGCACCCCTTCGGAACCGATGCTCTTGGCCGCGATGTGCTCTCGCGAATGCTGTATGGTGCACGCGTATCACTGTGGGTCGGCTTTGTGGCCGTGGGCATTTCGGTCAGCATAGGCATAGCGCTCGGACTTGTGGCCGGTTTCTTCCGTGGATGGGTAGACGAAGCCATCATGCGCCTTGTGGACATCATGCTGTGCTTTCCGTCCTTCTTTCTCATTCTGGCGGTTATCGCCTTTCTTGAACCGAGCCTGAACAACATCATGATCGTCATCGGTCTGACCTCATGGATGGGAGTGGCGCGACTTGTGCGGGCAGAAACCCTGAGCCTGCGCGAGCGCGACTTTGTCTCCGCGGCACGGCTCGCCGGGGCAGGCAAGATACGCCTGATGGGCCTGCACATACTGCCCAATGCCCTTGCCCCCGTGCTGGTTTCCGCCACACTCGGAGTTGCGGGTGCCATTCTCACGGAATCTGCCCTGAGCTTTCTGGGTCTGGGCGTGCAGCCCCCCATGCCAAGCTGGGGCAACATCCTCATGGAAGGCAAAGAGGTGCTGGAAATCGCCCCCTGGATGTCGCTGTTTCCGGGTTTCGCCATTCTTATCACCGTACTGGGCTACAACCTGCTCGGCGAAAGCCTGCGGGATATTCTGGACCCGAGACTTTCTCAGTGA
- a CDS encoding Bax inhibitor-1/YccA family protein, with the protein MLGRTVSTAGARRGELVNAFMRGVYGWMTAGLGVTALTALAVASSESMLQLIFGNAMITIMLFIGQIGLVMYLSARINKLSGSAATGLFLAYSALNGVTLSAILLVYASSTIFNAFFTAAGMFAAMSIYGMVTKKDLTGMGQFMMMGLFGLIIASIINMFIGNGPMDMVISIIGVIIFAGLTAYDSQKLRYMGETMPMGDETAIRRGSILGALTLYLDFINLFLFLLRLFGGSRD; encoded by the coding sequence ATGCTCGGAAGAACCGTGAGCACTGCCGGTGCACGGCGTGGCGAACTTGTTAATGCCTTTATGCGCGGCGTATACGGCTGGATGACTGCAGGACTCGGTGTTACCGCGCTGACTGCTCTTGCTGTCGCAAGCAGTGAATCCATGCTGCAGCTCATTTTTGGTAACGCCATGATCACCATCATGCTCTTCATCGGGCAGATCGGTCTGGTGATGTACCTGAGCGCACGCATCAACAAGCTGTCCGGCTCTGCGGCGACCGGCCTTTTCCTTGCTTACAGCGCGTTGAACGGCGTTACCCTTTCCGCCATTTTGCTTGTGTATGCATCGAGCACCATTTTTAATGCCTTCTTCACGGCGGCAGGTATGTTCGCGGCCATGTCCATTTACGGCATGGTAACGAAGAAGGACCTGACCGGCATGGGGCAGTTCATGATGATGGGTCTTTTCGGCCTCATCATTGCTTCCATCATCAACATGTTTATCGGTAACGGCCCCATGGATATGGTGATCAGCATCATCGGTGTGATCATCTTTGCCGGTCTTACCGCATATGACAGCCAGAAGCTGCGCTACATGGGCGAAACCATGCCCATGGGCGATGAAACCGCCATCCGTCGCGGTTCCATCCTCGGTGCGCTGACCTTGTACCTTGACTTCATCAACCTGTTCCTCTTCCTGCTGCGCCTCTTCGGCGGTTCCAGAGACTAG
- the lpxK gene encoding tetraacyldisaccharide 4'-kinase has product MAAGCTLSGACEQAQRVLRPVLRPLGLVYGAAMAVRRQRYEKGAAHVFRPSVPTVSIGNIGWGGSGKTPVVDWLLDWAGQEGLRSVVLTRGYKATPPTLPYVVEADSPASCAGDEPLMLARQHPQARIVVDPVRRRSGAWAEKSLAPDIFVMDDGFQHLAVRRDIDLVLLRPDDLKSEWNCVIPSGSWREGADALTRAGAILIKCSPSEFAALLPDVKKRLGRLSVPVFSFSLQPVGMQSVLGEDIVTSPGMIVRNGYSLFSGVGVPAQVERTVASYVGMSPSRYHVFPDHHDYTPDDVRSMAEEGLPLLCTPKDAVKVADLGLADVSVWTLVLKTVFGPAWNTPDTFPEWWGNRWQALQSA; this is encoded by the coding sequence ATGGCAGCGGGATGTACACTTTCAGGAGCCTGTGAACAGGCGCAGCGGGTTTTGCGGCCGGTGCTGCGGCCTTTGGGACTGGTCTACGGTGCGGCCATGGCTGTTCGCAGGCAGCGGTATGAAAAGGGGGCGGCTCACGTTTTTCGGCCTTCCGTGCCCACGGTTTCCATAGGGAACATAGGCTGGGGCGGAAGCGGTAAAACCCCCGTGGTGGACTGGCTGCTGGACTGGGCAGGGCAGGAGGGACTCCGTTCCGTTGTGCTGACCCGCGGCTACAAGGCCACGCCGCCCACATTGCCCTATGTGGTGGAGGCAGACAGCCCGGCATCCTGCGCCGGAGATGAGCCCCTGATGCTGGCCCGGCAGCACCCGCAGGCCCGCATAGTGGTGGACCCTGTGCGCAGGCGTTCCGGTGCATGGGCGGAAAAGAGCCTTGCGCCTGATATTTTTGTGATGGACGACGGATTTCAGCACCTTGCGGTGCGCCGTGATATAGATCTTGTTCTGTTGCGGCCGGATGACCTGAAGTCGGAATGGAATTGCGTTATTCCTTCCGGTTCATGGCGCGAAGGGGCAGATGCCCTGACGCGTGCTGGCGCCATTCTCATCAAGTGCTCTCCATCGGAATTTGCAGCGCTGCTGCCCGATGTGAAGAAGCGTCTGGGGCGCCTCTCCGTGCCGGTATTCAGTTTTTCACTCCAGCCCGTGGGGATGCAGTCCGTTCTCGGAGAAGATATTGTCACTTCCCCCGGCATGATTGTCCGTAACGGCTATTCCCTGTTCAGCGGAGTCGGTGTGCCCGCGCAGGTTGAACGGACAGTGGCGTCGTATGTCGGCATGTCGCCTTCGCGCTATCATGTTTTTCCCGATCATCACGACTACACGCCTGACGATGTGAGATCCATGGCGGAAGAGGGGCTTCCCCTGCTTTGCACGCCAAAGGATGCAGTAAAAGTGGCGGACCTCGGTCTTGCGGATGTGTCCGTGTGGACACTGGTTCTGAAGACCGTATTCGGTCCGGCCTGGAATACCCCCGACACCTTCCCTGAATGGTGGGGGAACAGATGGCAGGCATTGCAGTCTGCCTGA
- a CDS encoding DNA repair protein RecN → MLELLRIRQLALIDDVELEFAPGMNVLTGETGAGKSFILKALNFLTGDKMSPDLVRPGAEKAQVEALFAMPDGDVVIKRELVAATGRSRLYINDSLSSQDAIRDLRPSLLVHTSQHGQQKLLQPAFQAKILDDFLNRPDLLRQRETLLKELRTLAARREELLERSRHLEDKRELLEYQQREIAKVGPEHGEEETLEAKKQELRNQTVIQDTIDAALALLGAGEGGILDGLGKLERHMDTLRRVLPNYDDDASLLIEARQNLQDLAARLRKQPATSPDEDSLESIEARLYELAQLKRKLKRSLDEIVDLQTEIEENLSFMDSCSLDLKQLAKQEATLLDGLALLLKELNPLRKIAGESLCTAIVAELKGLGFSEHVQVRFEFKPAELFPGRADCIEERPSLLWIPNPGQPPQPLDKIASGGELSRFLLAVVGIMNRKETPSLIFDEVDAGVGGLTLNAVADSLDKLADHQQVILITHWPQLAARAKRHFQVRKEVREGNTYTLCQALDDGAIWEEISRMAGGGEQGQAMARELLA, encoded by the coding sequence ATGCTGGAACTGCTCAGAATCCGTCAATTGGCGCTCATTGACGACGTGGAACTGGAATTCGCCCCGGGCATGAATGTGCTTACGGGTGAGACCGGTGCGGGAAAAAGCTTCATTCTGAAGGCGCTGAATTTTCTCACCGGCGACAAGATGTCTCCGGATCTCGTGCGTCCCGGCGCGGAGAAGGCTCAGGTGGAAGCCCTGTTTGCCATGCCGGACGGCGACGTGGTCATCAAACGCGAGCTGGTTGCCGCAACCGGCCGAAGCCGCCTCTACATAAACGACTCCCTCAGCTCTCAGGATGCCATCCGCGACCTGCGCCCCAGCCTGCTGGTGCACACCAGCCAGCACGGACAGCAGAAGTTGCTGCAGCCTGCCTTTCAGGCCAAGATTCTTGACGATTTTCTGAACCGGCCGGACCTGCTCAGGCAGCGCGAAACCCTGTTGAAGGAATTGCGCACCCTTGCAGCACGCCGCGAAGAACTGCTGGAACGCAGCAGGCACCTTGAGGACAAACGCGAACTGCTGGAATATCAGCAACGCGAAATAGCCAAGGTGGGTCCCGAGCACGGCGAAGAAGAAACCCTGGAAGCCAAGAAGCAGGAACTGCGCAACCAGACCGTCATTCAGGACACCATAGATGCGGCTCTTGCCCTGCTGGGTGCAGGCGAAGGCGGCATTCTGGACGGCTTGGGAAAGCTTGAACGCCACATGGATACCCTGCGGCGCGTTCTTCCCAATTATGATGACGATGCGAGCCTGCTCATAGAGGCACGGCAGAACCTGCAGGATCTCGCCGCACGACTCCGCAAGCAACCTGCCACTTCTCCCGACGAAGACAGCCTTGAATCCATTGAGGCGCGCCTGTACGAACTGGCGCAGCTCAAGCGCAAGCTCAAGCGTTCGCTGGACGAGATTGTGGACCTGCAGACCGAGATCGAAGAGAACCTTTCCTTCATGGATTCCTGTTCGCTCGATCTCAAGCAACTCGCCAAGCAGGAAGCAACGCTGCTGGACGGGCTTGCCCTGCTCCTCAAGGAACTCAATCCCCTGCGCAAGATTGCCGGCGAGTCACTGTGCACGGCGATTGTTGCCGAGCTGAAGGGACTGGGCTTCTCGGAACACGTTCAGGTCAGATTCGAATTCAAACCTGCCGAGCTATTCCCCGGCCGCGCAGACTGCATTGAAGAGCGCCCATCCCTGCTCTGGATACCCAACCCCGGCCAGCCGCCGCAGCCTCTGGACAAGATTGCCTCGGGCGGCGAACTTTCGCGCTTCCTGCTGGCAGTTGTGGGCATCATGAACCGCAAGGAAACGCCGAGTCTCATCTTCGACGAAGTGGATGCCGGTGTCGGTGGCCTTACCCTCAATGCCGTGGCGGACTCTCTGGACAAACTGGCCGACCATCAGCAGGTGATTCTCATCACCCACTGGCCCCAGCTGGCAGCCAGAGCCAAAAGACATTTTCAGGTTCGCAAGGAAGTGCGCGAGGGCAACACCTACACCCTGTGTCAGGCGCTTGATGACGGTGCCATATGGGAAGAGATCAGCCGCATGGCGGGTGGAGGCGAACAGGGACAGGCCATGGCGAGAGAACTTCTCGCCTGA
- the rnr gene encoding ribonuclease R, which translates to MMKSKKKNPAEFSLSQNDVLAMFKEARRPMKIDDLLRMGNISKRWKRGLELRLEELKDQGRILRLRGGAWGLAEQLKMITGTLEVQRSGVGFVLPEDRKRNDVFVAPHDFGGAMHGDKVVVALLPGRQQGKNQEGRIVRILERAHETLTCKVVRKLGGEGGYLCRPSDPRLKISLMVNTDVLDGKPAKGELLVVRPEEMVEDGLWSAVALESLGNEESADVQERLVKLNNDIPTVFPPSALEQAASLPALPAQEDFADRVDLRHMSFVTIDGETAKDFDDAVYVEAQGDGFRLWVAIADVSHYVPVDSPLDREAQERANSYYFPQSVEPMFPEALSNGLCSLNPRVPRLAMVAETYFYSNGSYGKSKFYPAVIESKARLTYEQVHKALEEKDADTRLVLDPVLPMLETAEDLARQLRAQRMQRGSLDFDLPEAGVKFNIYGEPVDITRRVRHFSHQIIEEFMIAANEAVARFLTERGENFLYRSHPDPDGEKLLGLFRTLQRTDMAEHVPMDPTPEALQHVLRVAAGTDQEFIVNRLALRTMMQAVYTPEHEGHFGLASDCYCHFTSPIRRYADLVVHRALKHALKVPGYGPNPGPGQLSGIADHLNARERKGMEAEREILKRLTVLFLRDKVGTRYTGIINGVTDFGFWVELEEVMAEGLVRVSTINDDYYGYLPERQELIGERTGRRFRLGQRVLLWLTEVNLNRLEVNFALREEGE; encoded by the coding sequence ATGATGAAATCGAAAAAGAAAAATCCTGCGGAATTTTCCCTTTCGCAGAATGATGTGCTTGCCATGTTCAAGGAAGCACGTCGTCCCATGAAGATCGACGATCTGCTCCGCATGGGCAATATCAGCAAGCGCTGGAAGCGCGGTCTGGAATTGCGCCTTGAGGAACTGAAGGATCAGGGGCGCATACTCCGCCTGAGAGGCGGGGCGTGGGGGCTGGCCGAACAGCTCAAGATGATCACAGGCACGCTGGAAGTGCAGCGCTCCGGCGTGGGCTTTGTGCTGCCGGAAGACCGCAAGCGCAATGACGTTTTTGTGGCTCCTCACGACTTTGGCGGTGCCATGCACGGCGACAAGGTTGTGGTGGCGCTGTTGCCGGGACGCCAGCAGGGCAAGAATCAGGAAGGGCGCATAGTGCGCATTCTGGAACGGGCGCACGAAACGCTCACCTGCAAGGTCGTGCGCAAGCTCGGCGGCGAGGGGGGCTATCTGTGTCGTCCTTCTGACCCGCGCCTGAAGATATCCCTCATGGTGAACACGGACGTGCTGGACGGCAAACCCGCCAAGGGCGAGCTTCTGGTGGTGCGCCCCGAAGAGATGGTCGAAGACGGCCTGTGGAGCGCCGTTGCGCTGGAAAGCCTTGGCAACGAAGAAAGCGCCGATGTGCAGGAACGTCTGGTCAAGCTGAACAACGACATTCCTACCGTCTTTCCTCCCTCGGCGCTGGAACAGGCGGCAAGCCTGCCTGCCCTGCCTGCGCAGGAGGATTTTGCGGACCGTGTCGACCTGCGCCACATGTCCTTCGTGACCATTGACGGCGAGACGGCAAAGGACTTTGACGACGCCGTGTATGTGGAGGCGCAGGGGGACGGGTTCCGCCTGTGGGTGGCCATAGCGGACGTAAGCCATTACGTGCCTGTGGATTCTCCGCTGGACAGGGAGGCGCAGGAACGCGCCAACTCCTACTACTTCCCCCAGTCGGTTGAGCCCATGTTTCCGGAGGCGCTCTCCAACGGGCTGTGCAGCCTCAATCCGCGTGTGCCGCGCCTTGCCATGGTGGCGGAAACTTACTTCTACAGCAACGGCAGCTACGGTAAATCCAAATTCTATCCGGCGGTTATCGAGAGCAAGGCCCGCCTGACCTACGAGCAGGTGCACAAGGCGCTGGAAGAAAAGGATGCGGACACCCGTCTGGTGCTTGATCCTGTTCTGCCCATGCTGGAAACTGCCGAGGATCTGGCCCGCCAGCTGCGTGCACAGCGCATGCAGCGGGGCAGCCTTGATTTCGATCTGCCCGAAGCCGGGGTGAAGTTCAATATTTACGGTGAGCCTGTGGATATCACCCGCAGGGTGCGCCACTTCTCGCATCAGATCATCGAGGAGTTCATGATCGCGGCCAACGAGGCCGTGGCCCGTTTCCTCACCGAGCGGGGAGAGAACTTCCTGTACCGCTCGCACCCCGACCCGGATGGAGAAAAACTGCTCGGGCTGTTCAGGACGCTTCAGCGTACGGATATGGCCGAGCATGTTCCTATGGACCCCACGCCGGAAGCCCTGCAGCATGTGCTGAGAGTGGCAGCGGGTACAGATCAGGAATTCATCGTGAACCGCCTTGCGCTGCGCACCATGATGCAGGCTGTGTATACGCCGGAGCACGAAGGCCACTTCGGTCTTGCATCGGACTGCTACTGCCACTTCACCTCGCCCATCCGGCGGTATGCGGACCTTGTGGTGCACAGGGCGCTCAAGCATGCCCTCAAGGTGCCCGGCTATGGGCCTAATCCCGGTCCGGGGCAGCTTTCAGGCATTGCCGACCACTTGAACGCACGCGAGCGTAAGGGCATGGAAGCCGAACGCGAGATCTTGAAGCGGCTCACGGTGCTCTTCCTGCGCGATAAGGTGGGAACAAGGTACACCGGTATCATCAACGGCGTGACAGACTTCGGCTTCTGGGTGGAACTTGAAGAGGTCATGGCGGAAGGGCTGGTGCGTGTTTCCACCATCAACGATGACTATTACGGGTATCTGCCCGAACGTCAGGAACTGATTGGCGAGCGCACGGGGCGCAGGTTCCGTCTGGGGCAGAGGGTGCTTCTGTGGCTCACCGAAGTGAATCTGAACAGGCTGGAAGTGAACTTTGCCCTTCGTGAAGAAGGGGAATAG